One Parachlamydia sp. AcF125 DNA segment encodes these proteins:
- a CDS encoding class I SAM-dependent methyltransferase has product MNPLNPIATRTTEEGTFIFVEQEDTQKIYAQIPNAEPLVPVSLPEETEMQSVTAAKIQNLLQSCYWQPVYEPETNQVKLKALSPPIEKWTEKAYLPLSEEAITLCRADGKVSYAVANTLFTWDWETDSVDLEYTVKNGACITALAEGKDGSLIIGDEKGQLHVSGRVIPTGYDKSIEAIQHFHDSWGLIKYKYETEDEKGETVTKIGLMRISFTLGEKDIVSSLSLLPLNEKSCVLSDGTRALLDESTKKVQWRGFDQATGKFTKKLGFKVLEEGIEEVRLFSEMKLLFVHQDKKTLTLYDKHTGKSYKWEDHELWWRVYCESDSLSWLDNQTIAVGGLKGSVNSLKFYYESSLGKEPLISKRAGTWAVIKLLPLADGSIMHVTNTTPSGIHVVTREGEIAFSRDLEGNPVVTSLSQLANGFVAVKTSYPHSIRILQPHIKENKVAGSKEPEFASSLASLEGAFKRGDFYKARRFYKQAKKLQADSDVPSQISLIYLKRSLNKKLYRELLLELFSSQTKKEVSNNKLKNEITQLKDKPCKKRLFVGEGTFSFTEAFITKHQFTHTRLASSIVATELAVPAEKKQETLERAARLRERGVTVLFGIDAQTLHSHPFFKGKRFKRIHWNCPFTKEGVSQDKFRHVIPNFFSSCVQLQQRGDRIHVSLMQEKEGDYWKKRQIENPIVLGATQAGYRLIRKRQFGSERYPDYQHAKTSGAEHSSERQREFVFEKTDRSPIKLEDESSGCKALLKRAEALKDPNQKEYKIKKHTKNSAKPSQSEGCYFDCSTDEDSSDGYDSD; this is encoded by the coding sequence ATGAACCCTCTTAATCCTATAGCGACTCGTACAACAGAAGAAGGCACCTTCATCTTTGTTGAACAGGAAGATACCCAAAAAATTTATGCTCAGATTCCTAATGCAGAACCTCTTGTTCCTGTTAGTTTACCAGAAGAAACTGAAATGCAAAGTGTAACGGCTGCTAAGATACAGAATCTATTGCAAAGCTGCTATTGGCAACCGGTTTATGAACCAGAAACAAATCAAGTCAAGCTTAAGGCCCTTTCCCCACCCATTGAAAAATGGACAGAAAAAGCCTATCTTCCTTTGTCTGAAGAAGCTATTACCCTTTGCCGAGCAGATGGGAAAGTGAGTTATGCTGTAGCCAATACCCTCTTTACCTGGGATTGGGAAACAGATAGCGTTGATTTAGAGTATACGGTGAAAAATGGCGCTTGCATTACAGCTCTAGCAGAAGGAAAAGATGGCTCTTTGATTATTGGAGATGAAAAGGGTCAGCTGCATGTCTCAGGGAGAGTCATTCCAACAGGCTATGATAAGTCCATTGAAGCTATCCAGCATTTTCATGATTCATGGGGGCTTATAAAGTATAAGTATGAAACGGAAGACGAGAAAGGAGAAACAGTCACGAAGATAGGCTTAATGAGAATAAGTTTTACTTTAGGAGAAAAAGATATAGTAAGCTCTCTCAGCCTTTTACCGCTAAATGAGAAGTCTTGTGTGTTAAGCGATGGGACTCGCGCGTTATTAGACGAGAGCACGAAGAAGGTACAGTGGAGAGGTTTTGATCAAGCCACAGGAAAGTTTACTAAAAAGCTTGGCTTCAAGGTTTTAGAAGAGGGAATTGAAGAGGTTCGTTTATTCTCCGAAATGAAATTGCTCTTTGTCCATCAAGATAAAAAAACGCTTACTTTATACGATAAACATACTGGTAAGTCGTATAAGTGGGAAGATCATGAGTTATGGTGGAGGGTATATTGCGAAAGCGACTCCCTTAGTTGGCTAGATAACCAAACGATAGCTGTTGGTGGTTTAAAGGGGAGTGTAAATTCTTTAAAGTTTTATTATGAAAGTAGCTTGGGGAAAGAGCCTTTGATTTCAAAGCGTGCTGGAACATGGGCTGTTATAAAACTGCTTCCTCTTGCCGACGGTTCTATTATGCATGTAACAAATACCACCCCTTCAGGCATACATGTGGTGACTAGAGAAGGAGAAATTGCTTTTAGTCGTGACCTCGAAGGTAATCCCGTCGTTACCTCTCTCTCGCAGTTAGCTAATGGCTTTGTAGCTGTTAAGACCTCATACCCTCATTCAATTAGAATTTTGCAGCCTCACATTAAAGAGAACAAGGTGGCAGGTAGTAAGGAGCCGGAATTTGCCAGCTCTTTAGCAAGCTTAGAAGGGGCGTTTAAAAGGGGAGATTTTTATAAGGCTCGCCGTTTTTATAAGCAAGCTAAGAAATTACAAGCGGATAGCGATGTACCTTCTCAAATTTCCCTGATTTACCTTAAACGATCTTTAAATAAAAAGCTTTATAGAGAGCTTTTGCTAGAGCTATTTTCTTCGCAAACTAAAAAAGAAGTAAGTAATAATAAATTAAAAAACGAAATCACCCAATTAAAAGACAAACCATGTAAGAAGAGATTATTTGTGGGAGAAGGAACTTTTTCTTTTACCGAAGCTTTTATTACTAAACATCAATTTACCCATACTCGTTTAGCTTCTTCCATTGTGGCGACTGAGTTGGCTGTTCCTGCCGAAAAGAAGCAAGAAACCTTAGAAAGAGCCGCGCGGCTAAGAGAACGGGGAGTTACGGTCTTATTTGGAATTGACGCCCAAACTCTTCATAGCCACCCATTTTTTAAAGGAAAAAGATTTAAACGCATTCACTGGAATTGTCCTTTTACAAAGGAAGGGGTTAGCCAGGACAAATTTAGACACGTAATTCCCAATTTTTTTAGCTCTTGCGTACAATTGCAGCAAAGGGGAGATCGGATTCATGTAAGCCTCATGCAAGAAAAGGAAGGGGATTATTGGAAAAAACGGCAAATAGAAAACCCTATTGTCTTGGGAGCAACGCAGGCAGGTTATCGCCTTATAAGAAAGCGGCAATTTGGGTCTGAGCGCTACCCTGACTATCAACATGCCAAGACAAGTGGAGCAGAACATTCAAGTGAAAGACAGAGAGAATTCGTGTTTGAAAAAACAGATCGATCTCCTATAAAGTTAGAAGATGAATCTTCAGGATGCAAAGCCCTCTTAAAGCGTGCAGAAGCTTTAAAAGACCCTAATCAAAAAGAATATAAAATCAAAAAGCATACCAAGAATTCAGCTAAGCCTAGTCAATCGGAAGGTTGTTATTTTGATTGCAGTACAGATGAAGACTCTTCAGATGGCTATGATTCTGACTAA